Proteins found in one Serratia plymuthica genomic segment:
- a CDS encoding LysE family translocator produces MFISILSVCRMFIFTSSTSNQSTANSFEPFLNGFCRWYSGFFGEDYCMSLTALMAFALIMSAGIVTPGPTVLLALNNAARFGIKRSTWGILGAAAADVLLVTLVGLGLGVVLATSETLFVTLKWIGAAWLAYIGLRMLLSSGGSLPGGEEVTAPSRRALFLKSFFVAMSNPKYYIFMTALLPQFVSTAQPALPQYASLAAVIVSIDVAAMLGYAALGKKSVSLWKASGIRWMNRISGSFLLILAGSVALYRKSGT; encoded by the coding sequence ATGTTTATCAGTATTCTGAGCGTCTGCCGCATGTTTATTTTCACGTCTTCGACAAGCAATCAGTCAACGGCCAATTCTTTCGAACCATTCCTCAACGGCTTTTGCCGCTGGTATAGTGGTTTTTTTGGCGAGGATTACTGTATGTCTTTAACTGCACTCATGGCTTTTGCCCTGATTATGTCAGCCGGTATCGTCACCCCCGGCCCGACCGTATTGCTTGCTCTCAATAATGCGGCTCGCTTTGGCATCAAACGGTCAACCTGGGGGATTCTTGGCGCCGCCGCTGCCGACGTGCTTCTGGTTACCCTTGTCGGTCTTGGGCTTGGCGTCGTTCTTGCTACTTCGGAAACGCTTTTTGTCACCCTGAAATGGATTGGGGCTGCGTGGCTTGCCTATATCGGTCTGCGGATGTTGCTATCTTCTGGCGGTTCCCTTCCTGGCGGCGAGGAAGTAACGGCACCATCGCGCCGGGCACTTTTCCTGAAAAGCTTCTTTGTCGCGATGAGCAACCCAAAATATTATATCTTCATGACTGCACTACTGCCGCAGTTCGTCAGCACGGCACAGCCTGCCTTGCCGCAGTATGCCAGCCTGGCGGCAGTCATCGTTTCAATCGATGTGGCGGCGATGCTGGGTTACGCGGCGCTGGGCAAAAAGTCCGTCAGTCTCTGGAAGGCCAGCGGCATCAGATGGATGAACCGCATCAGCGGGTCATTTCTGTTGATCCTTGCCGGATCGGTTGCCCTGTACCGTAAGAGCGGCACATAA
- a CDS encoding IS66 family transposase yields MGVAFAYAFNQWGALCYYCDDGPVEPDNDDAERALREVCLGKRIIYSSVVTMAVSAAHCFMG; encoded by the coding sequence TTGGGGGTGGCGTTCGCTTATGCGTTCAATCAGTGGGGTGCTCTGTGTTATTACTGCGATGACGGGCCGGTGGAACCTGATAATGATGATGCGGAGCGGGCGCTGAGAGAGGTCTGTCTGGGGAAAAGAATTATATATTCTTCGGTAGTGACAATGGCGGTGAGCGCGGCGCACTGCTTTATGGGCTGA
- a CDS encoding ABC-three component system protein, with protein sequence MSNAHEASASATGYLYQCRYALLKGLEATLDSPEFRISIEKFDDIAFEANGLPIHLIQTKHHKAKTGKLTDSSADLWKTLLIWIKSVATDSGGFSRTRHFLITTGLAPSNSASFLLRTESRNEAQADFLLLTTANSSNNRALQEAFNAYKLLPEEARFALLRSIYVLDRSPSITDVKEDIYRQLHRAVGRQHIEIFTERLEGWWFDQVIRMLSGNEVGSIPVLAIESRIDELREEFRRSSLPVDFRSFSPPQEVIAQLDSRPFVNQLRKINLGSARIEYAIRDYYRASEQRSKWVREELLLNDELKTFEQDLIEAWQPRFAAQKDDLLPDSDESDRIRSGKDLFTWAEQQACFPLRSLRERFLTHGSYHILANRYAVGWHPDFMQNNSDEQKGED encoded by the coding sequence ATGAGTAACGCGCATGAGGCCAGCGCGTCGGCCACTGGCTATCTGTATCAGTGTCGCTACGCATTGCTAAAAGGACTGGAAGCTACTCTGGATTCACCAGAGTTCAGGATTTCAATTGAAAAGTTTGATGATATAGCTTTTGAGGCAAACGGCTTACCGATTCATCTTATCCAGACCAAACATCATAAAGCCAAAACTGGAAAGCTGACTGACAGCAGCGCTGACCTTTGGAAAACGCTACTCATCTGGATAAAAAGTGTAGCCACCGATAGTGGCGGTTTCTCAAGAACTCGTCACTTCCTAATAACAACTGGTTTGGCACCTTCGAATTCGGCATCTTTTCTATTACGAACAGAAAGTCGTAACGAGGCTCAAGCCGATTTTTTGTTACTCACGACTGCAAACAGTTCAAATAACCGCGCGCTACAAGAAGCTTTCAACGCCTATAAGCTCTTACCGGAGGAGGCTCGATTTGCTCTGTTAAGATCAATATATGTACTTGATAGATCTCCTTCGATTACTGATGTTAAAGAAGATATTTACCGGCAGTTGCACCGTGCTGTAGGAAGACAGCATATCGAAATTTTCACCGAGCGTTTAGAAGGCTGGTGGTTCGACCAAGTGATACGTATGCTCAGCGGCAATGAGGTGGGCAGCATCCCAGTGCTGGCTATTGAATCCCGCATTGATGAACTGCGAGAGGAGTTTCGACGTTCCTCATTACCTGTAGATTTTCGGTCATTTTCTCCTCCTCAAGAAGTGATCGCTCAGCTAGATAGTCGACCCTTTGTCAATCAATTGCGTAAGATAAATCTCGGTTCGGCCCGTATTGAGTATGCCATCCGTGATTATTACCGAGCTTCAGAGCAACGCTCAAAATGGGTAAGAGAAGAATTATTGCTTAATGATGAGCTTAAAACGTTCGAGCAAGACCTGATAGAGGCTTGGCAACCACGATTCGCCGCACAGAAAGACGATTTATTACCTGATAGTGATGAGTCCGATCGTATACGTTCTGGAAAGGACCTGTTCACATGGGCAGAACAGCAGGCATGTTTTCCTCTCCGCAGCCTACGAGAGCGGTTTCTTACCCACGGAAGCTACCATATTTTGGCTAACCGATACGCAGTGGGGTGGCACCCTGACTTCATGCAGAATAATAGTGATGAACAGAAAGGAGAGGATTGA
- a CDS encoding JAB domain-containing protein, whose protein sequence is MVKEYLRSELVGFEHEVFAVLFLDTRHRLIKYREMFHGTIDSASVYPREVVKEALGLVEVRMQDQVIVAGAGSVSFSEQWLI, encoded by the coding sequence CTGGTCAAGGAATACCTGCGCAGCGAGCTGGTAGGCTTTGAGCATGAAGTCTTTGCGGTGCTGTTTCTGGATACGCGCCACCGGCTGATCAAGTACCGGGAGATGTTCCACGGCACCATCGACAGTGCATCGGTGTATCCGCGTGAAGTGGTCAAGGAAGCCCTGGGGCTAGTTGAGGTGCGTATGCAGGATCAGGTCATTGTGGCCGGAGCAGGCTCCGTGTCGTTTTCGGAGCAGTGGCTGATTTGA
- the mobC gene encoding MobC family replication-relaxation protein, translated as MLITAYRERQTRHREKIQKLLNFLKEETYSDFKTLMLLFGFRDHKSLYSLLSKVEGMGLIQKHVLVSRTMKISLWGITSDGIAVVLTPDDALFPARFEPSKVTGWTLEHHLDNQVARITLEQKGASGWINGDRTTFLSRYQVSHRPDGLITFPGGTVIAIETERRLKTKARYQSIIASHLLARTRKDWIYVFYIVPDPQKKRGLERLFDSIRHVIVNHQHIPLETRHRNVFRIYTLDELQRLDLGNFI; from the coding sequence ATGCTGATCACCGCATACCGCGAACGCCAGACGCGACACCGCGAAAAAATACAAAAACTGCTGAATTTCCTGAAAGAAGAGACGTACAGTGACTTTAAAACACTGATGCTTCTCTTCGGCTTCAGGGATCATAAATCGCTGTATTCCCTGCTTTCAAAAGTCGAGGGCATGGGGTTAATACAAAAGCACGTCCTGGTATCACGCACGATGAAAATTTCATTGTGGGGCATTACCAGTGACGGGATAGCCGTTGTGTTAACACCCGACGATGCACTTTTCCCGGCGCGGTTTGAGCCGTCAAAAGTTACCGGCTGGACGCTGGAGCATCACCTCGATAATCAGGTCGCCCGGATCACCCTTGAGCAAAAAGGCGCATCCGGGTGGATCAACGGCGATCGCACAACCTTCCTCAGTCGTTACCAGGTCAGTCACCGGCCGGATGGGCTGATCACCTTTCCCGGCGGCACCGTGATCGCCATAGAGACCGAGCGCCGCCTAAAAACTAAAGCCCGTTATCAGTCGATCATCGCCAGCCATTTACTGGCCCGGACCCGTAAAGACTGGATTTACGTTTTCTATATCGTGCCGGATCCGCAGAAAAAGCGCGGTCTTGAACGGTTGTTTGACAGCATCCGGCACGTCATCGTTAACCACCAGCACATCCCGCTGGAAACCCGCCACCGAAATGTCTTCCGCATCTACACGCTCGACGAGTTGCAACGGCTGGATTTAGGCAACTTCATATAG
- a CDS encoding Hachiman antiphage defense system protein HamA: MLYPRWCDITIQEQDNKQLWRLSERDGGRAAIEATLTTRIRAHYDNLDEIAEDVRELGYPGAAAILAERMPRSTRARSGELGEILAAELVEEHLEFEVPIRRLRYKDGREMALRGDDFVGLKLDDQQNLHYLKGESKSRANLANATISEARKALSRDDGRPTATSLLFVADRLMEGEGERRQIGRRIRNEVASRAAPQGRTSHMLFTLSGNATPQALYDDLAAADLVRPHLSANLRIEDHQAFILACYERALALGND; the protein is encoded by the coding sequence ATGCTATATCCACGTTGGTGCGACATAACTATCCAAGAGCAAGACAACAAGCAGCTATGGCGCTTGTCCGAACGCGATGGAGGAAGGGCTGCTATCGAAGCTACCCTAACTACTCGGATCCGAGCTCACTACGACAATTTGGACGAAATAGCTGAAGACGTCCGTGAGTTGGGATATCCAGGCGCGGCTGCAATTTTGGCTGAGCGCATGCCGCGCTCCACCCGAGCACGTTCGGGAGAGCTTGGCGAGATCCTCGCGGCCGAGTTGGTCGAAGAACATCTTGAATTCGAGGTTCCGATCCGTCGCCTGCGATACAAGGATGGTCGAGAGATGGCGCTGCGCGGCGACGATTTCGTCGGTCTAAAGCTCGATGACCAACAAAATTTGCACTACTTAAAAGGCGAGTCTAAGAGTCGTGCAAACCTTGCCAACGCCACCATCTCTGAGGCGCGAAAAGCACTGTCCAGAGACGATGGCAGACCTACGGCAACATCCCTTCTCTTCGTCGCGGATCGACTCATGGAGGGTGAAGGCGAACGACGGCAGATAGGTAGACGGATTCGTAATGAAGTCGCCAGTCGAGCTGCGCCCCAAGGGCGAACCAGTCACATGCTGTTCACCTTGTCGGGCAACGCCACGCCTCAGGCACTGTACGACGATCTCGCAGCGGCGGATCTGGTTCGTCCCCATCTTTCTGCAAATTTGCGCATAGAAGACCATCAGGCCTTCATTCTGGCCTGCTACGAGAGGGCTCTGGCACTTGGAAACGATTGA
- a CDS encoding ArdC family protein, producing MTISLHTQASAPNTAAATSVSPLDPSGSSKTKFSKTKTDIYQTVTDSIIAALETGVKPWACPWQRTPGMSGLPSNYATGMGYSGMNIMLLWCSASEQGFNDSRWMTYKQAKTEGGQVRKGEHGTTAIFYTMLERENNEGETDYIPMLKTFTVFNVGQIDGLPLSDKAVCPAETFESLPRAEALFRNSGATIIEKGQNAFFAPSTDEIHLPERRLFSDAANFYATGLHELVHWSGAKSRLNREMRGKFGSEDYAFEELIAELGSAFLMADLGIVGEVQHESYIASWLKALKNDKRYIFKAASAASKAHRYLIDKI from the coding sequence ATGACTATTTCCCTGCATACCCAGGCTAGCGCCCCTAACACCGCAGCAGCGACCAGCGTATCCCCGCTGGACCCGTCAGGCTCCTCAAAAACGAAATTTTCCAAAACCAAAACTGATATTTATCAGACCGTCACTGACAGCATCATTGCGGCACTGGAAACTGGTGTTAAACCCTGGGCGTGTCCGTGGCAGCGTACCCCTGGTATGTCGGGTTTACCGTCCAATTACGCAACTGGTATGGGTTACAGTGGAATGAATATCATGTTGTTGTGGTGCAGTGCGTCAGAACAGGGATTCAATGATTCGCGTTGGATGACCTACAAACAGGCAAAAACGGAAGGCGGGCAGGTACGTAAGGGAGAACACGGCACAACAGCTATTTTCTATACCATGTTGGAAAGGGAAAATAACGAAGGAGAAACTGACTATATCCCGATGCTGAAAACTTTTACCGTGTTTAATGTTGGGCAAATTGACGGTTTGCCTCTGAGTGACAAAGCAGTTTGCCCGGCAGAGACCTTTGAGTCGTTACCGCGTGCGGAAGCGCTTTTCCGTAACAGTGGTGCAACCATCATTGAGAAGGGACAAAACGCCTTTTTCGCACCGTCAACCGATGAAATCCATTTACCGGAACGTCGTCTTTTTAGCGATGCTGCCAATTTCTACGCTACTGGCCTGCATGAGCTGGTTCACTGGAGCGGGGCCAAAAGTCGGCTGAACCGAGAAATGAGAGGGAAGTTTGGCAGTGAGGATTATGCTTTTGAGGAGTTGATCGCCGAACTGGGAAGCGCGTTCCTGATGGCGGACCTGGGGATTGTCGGAGAGGTTCAGCATGAAAGTTATATTGCTTCCTGGCTGAAAGCACTGAAGAACGACAAACGCTATATTTTCAAGGCCGCCAGCGCGGCATCGAAAGCGCATCGTTATTTAATTGATAAAATCTGA
- a CDS encoding DUF3732 domain-containing protein — protein MSLQIASLVIYNHGGERREITLHPGQLNILTGASKTGKSAIIDIIDYVTGRSECYVADGVIRKCTQWYGILFQLNDSQIFIARRNPDAGTQSHGDIYIARGSSLSIPDGATLHKNTTVNAVEKFLGTAIGINENEHRPPSPTRPSLEANFRHSLLFCFQDQNDIDNKQRLFHRQDDGFIAQAIRDTFPYFLGAMDEERLLQQAQLDDARKLLRQLERLVREAESLDDATFPRAKALLEEAKMAGLTDDRTVVVNYEACMTLLQSLSERGVFSDAVVVSDHDDILMRLRSERQGMRTELERLNSEIRETRAFTSESTGYEREAREQRARLSVVNLIKSSEVSQLCPLCESHLENVPPSVAQLNHSLSELSRQLEAVEAENPRLQKRLAALQIQENTLLNNLRENQKKISDCIQQAEYLRVQQENFMLQARTLGKIAQYLETVSDAEQYSGLRTRLENQQLTVSFLEKKLDPTAVREKLAAFLNIIGRYMTEYSELLDLEHQGSNLRLDIRKLTVVADTLDGPVPLFRMGSGENWVGYHILAHLALHRWFRQKKRPVPGFLILDQPSQAHYPPEKDNDGSIDALKNEDQNAVNRLFSLINHAAKTLAPDLQIIVMDHADLKDDWFQAAVSDRWRNGVKLIPTSWITPQK, from the coding sequence ATGAGTCTTCAGATAGCCAGCCTTGTGATTTACAACCACGGGGGAGAACGTCGTGAAATCACCCTTCATCCCGGTCAACTGAACATCTTGACCGGCGCATCCAAAACGGGTAAATCAGCAATAATTGATATTATTGATTACGTTACCGGGCGAAGCGAATGTTACGTAGCCGATGGCGTTATCCGCAAATGTACACAATGGTATGGGATCCTTTTTCAACTGAATGATAGCCAAATCTTTATCGCGCGACGCAATCCAGATGCCGGTACACAGTCTCACGGCGACATCTATATTGCCCGCGGGAGCTCCCTGTCGATTCCCGATGGCGCAACTCTCCACAAAAACACTACAGTCAACGCTGTGGAGAAATTTCTGGGAACGGCAATCGGCATTAATGAAAACGAACACCGTCCCCCGAGTCCTACGCGACCCTCTCTGGAGGCAAATTTCCGCCACTCGCTTCTTTTTTGTTTCCAGGATCAGAACGATATTGATAACAAACAGCGTCTGTTTCATCGCCAAGATGATGGTTTTATAGCGCAGGCTATCCGGGACACCTTTCCTTATTTTCTTGGCGCAATGGATGAAGAGCGGCTCTTACAGCAAGCCCAATTGGACGATGCGCGAAAACTACTGCGTCAGCTTGAAAGGTTGGTACGGGAAGCTGAATCGCTGGATGACGCCACATTTCCGCGTGCAAAAGCTCTTCTTGAAGAAGCTAAAATGGCAGGGCTTACCGACGATCGAACCGTAGTTGTAAACTATGAGGCCTGCATGACTCTGCTCCAAAGCTTGAGCGAGCGAGGAGTATTTTCAGATGCAGTTGTAGTAAGTGATCATGATGACATATTGATGCGACTGCGCTCAGAACGTCAAGGGATGCGTACTGAGCTTGAGAGACTGAATAGCGAGATTCGTGAAACGCGGGCGTTTACCTCAGAATCAACCGGCTATGAGCGAGAGGCGCGGGAGCAGCGTGCAAGACTCAGCGTAGTGAATTTGATAAAGTCCTCAGAGGTATCGCAGCTTTGTCCTCTTTGCGAAAGTCACCTCGAAAACGTTCCTCCTTCTGTTGCTCAACTCAACCATTCACTCAGTGAATTGAGCCGACAACTTGAGGCGGTAGAAGCAGAAAATCCAAGGCTCCAGAAGCGCTTAGCAGCCCTCCAAATACAGGAAAATACTCTCCTCAATAATCTTCGAGAGAATCAGAAAAAAATCAGTGATTGCATCCAACAAGCTGAATATCTGCGAGTACAGCAGGAAAACTTTATGCTGCAGGCGCGGACTCTGGGGAAAATCGCACAGTATCTTGAAACTGTCAGCGATGCAGAGCAGTATTCGGGTCTTCGCACCCGGTTAGAAAATCAGCAATTGACTGTAAGTTTCCTTGAAAAAAAATTGGATCCGACTGCTGTACGAGAGAAACTTGCGGCCTTCCTCAATATAATCGGCCGTTATATGACTGAATATTCGGAACTTCTCGATCTAGAACATCAGGGAAGCAACCTGCGTCTAGATATTCGCAAACTCACCGTTGTGGCAGATACCTTGGACGGACCGGTACCACTTTTCCGTATGGGCAGCGGGGAAAATTGGGTCGGCTACCATATTTTGGCTCATCTGGCCCTTCATCGCTGGTTCCGTCAAAAAAAACGCCCCGTGCCAGGATTTCTAATTCTCGACCAGCCATCGCAGGCGCATTATCCACCTGAAAAAGATAATGATGGGTCTATTGACGCTCTGAAGAATGAAGATCAGAACGCTGTAAATCGGCTGTTCAGCCTAATCAACCACGCTGCTAAAACGCTCGCCCCTGATTTACAGATAATAGTTATGGACCATGCAGACCTTAAAGATGACTGGTTTCAGGCTGCAGTCTCTGATCGCTGGCGTAATGGCGTAAAACTTATTCCAACAAGCTGGATAACACCCCAGAAATAA
- a CDS encoding three component ABC system middle component, with protein sequence MMEPWSSRPIEESYLFNPAFCVLLIANTSSEFNKKTGCSLPFALAFIILPIILHQKTRKALPATTVTSLMAWCQDNRDTMINFPDRVRRLNGITRESILFGTRQSALCLDENGDLKKGAKLLSPSEKRTPLFTQEAGECIERAAFLGRWLAAAGTTATIYAAWGIAP encoded by the coding sequence ATGATGGAGCCTTGGTCTTCCCGTCCCATCGAGGAGAGCTACCTCTTCAACCCAGCTTTCTGCGTATTGCTTATAGCCAATACATCGTCAGAATTCAATAAAAAGACCGGTTGCTCTTTACCCTTTGCACTAGCCTTTATAATCCTTCCGATAATTCTTCATCAGAAAACACGCAAGGCTCTGCCTGCTACAACCGTAACGTCACTAATGGCATGGTGCCAGGACAACCGAGATACGATGATTAATTTCCCCGACAGAGTCAGGCGGCTAAACGGTATTACCCGTGAGAGCATATTATTTGGCACAAGGCAAAGCGCTCTTTGCTTGGATGAAAATGGTGACTTAAAGAAAGGAGCTAAACTGCTCTCACCTTCAGAAAAACGAACGCCGCTGTTTACTCAGGAAGCCGGAGAATGCATTGAGCGTGCGGCATTTCTGGGGCGTTGGCTCGCAGCAGCTGGTACAACAGCGACTATTTATGCTGCATGGGGGATAGCGCCATGA
- a CDS encoding DEAD/DEAH box helicase, which produces METIEELTAFLLDITQDGYRGRLQARGQARALIRHEGNLPPDAPAFSEGLDSDLADYGFSVLRVSLALRELGGDAVTWRKGFVQAGGAFEALVQNGSQADASRGFYRTMGAASYHLANYSALAFSLLSQLQADQNRSPAEDALALLIVRDLQGLVQRARDWLSSPANRDEGIARAAAEGALDPDDIVSRVATSTMFRALVFFEFALQTGQESLVVEARNLLRRAISLTGAASAVSLWWILRITVNLIDDLWASSLHKVLPSEGPLGSQDYAQLRKLFVSELYCRRSSEVELWPSQLLAAQRAVDVSDDLVVALPTSAGKTRIAEIAVLMALACGKRVLIVTPLRALSAQTERSFRKTFTPLGFSVSSLYGSSGVAGNDEDALREQNIVIATPEKLDFALRNDPDIINDVGLIVLDEGHLIGPSEREIRYENLVQRLLRRTDHGDRRIVCLSAILPAGDQLNDLTAWIRSDAPGDPIQSSWRPTRQRFGTLSWLGNSARLSFDLEPDGPFIRHFVPEVPPIRPRRKAFPKDNKELTLAAAWKFSEQGKRALVFCTQRDHVEGFAETALDLQRRGFLPSLLANAQEVERAMSVGREWLGAEHPAVRCLAIGVAIHHGRLPGPFLREVETLLAAGVLRVTVASPTLAQGLNLNAAVLLIPNLYRAGTLITGEEFANVAGRAGRAFVDLEGLVIHVMHQPENWRHQRWRELVTSAKTRSLSSGIIVVVNEVIRRLSTSGVFARGDAMDYLSSTQDAWFPDAVDGEMESDSMESLIERLDTTVLGLVEALDAQSADLPRLLDEALAGSLWARQIAHLDGVEKQKQVWILLSRAQLIWNKTTVEQRKGQFAMGVGLESGLAIDALAVELTVLLDRGDAAALASDADALIAALIGMGERLLAIRPFVPDDPLPANWRDLLGAWVRGQDVAAIGQEGMRFVDDAFVYRLVWAIEAIRMNRRINGDESELPVEGAAAACLEAGLPSNAMAMLVRAGLPSRVAAKTAVEQLAPCFTNRAEMKTWLRSEEVAGFDHVPGWPTLETHAIWQQFRHDVVSSVDGRWASQEWTMQWATDSTVPLRIEVDPQDGQVSIATPDFSQLTTIRQRLQAELPSLLEVESLQNGTSVTIRRIGKGEARWVDKD; this is translated from the coding sequence TTGGAAACGATTGAAGAATTGACTGCATTCCTGCTCGACATCACACAAGACGGATATCGAGGTCGCCTGCAGGCCCGGGGTCAAGCAAGGGCTCTTATTCGCCATGAAGGAAACTTGCCACCAGACGCTCCAGCCTTCAGCGAAGGGCTCGACTCCGATCTTGCGGACTATGGCTTCTCAGTACTACGTGTTTCCTTGGCGCTACGCGAGCTTGGAGGCGATGCAGTGACTTGGCGAAAAGGCTTCGTACAGGCAGGTGGGGCTTTTGAGGCATTGGTTCAGAACGGGTCACAGGCCGACGCATCTCGAGGGTTCTATCGAACAATGGGGGCTGCTTCCTATCACTTGGCCAACTACTCTGCGCTGGCATTTTCGCTTCTGTCGCAATTACAGGCCGATCAGAATCGTTCGCCTGCCGAGGATGCGCTCGCGCTCCTAATCGTGCGTGATCTTCAAGGCCTGGTTCAACGTGCGAGGGATTGGCTTAGCAGCCCAGCGAACCGAGATGAGGGAATCGCCAGAGCTGCGGCCGAGGGAGCGCTTGACCCCGACGATATCGTTTCGCGTGTAGCGACGTCGACAATGTTCAGAGCATTGGTGTTCTTTGAGTTTGCCCTGCAAACCGGCCAAGAGTCCCTCGTTGTAGAAGCTCGCAACCTGCTGAGACGGGCGATTTCGTTGACCGGAGCGGCCAGCGCGGTATCACTCTGGTGGATTCTTCGAATCACCGTGAACCTGATAGATGATCTTTGGGCAAGCAGTCTGCACAAGGTTCTGCCCTCCGAAGGGCCACTTGGCTCGCAAGACTACGCACAACTTCGGAAGCTTTTTGTCTCTGAGTTGTACTGCAGGAGGTCATCTGAGGTCGAATTGTGGCCTTCTCAACTTCTGGCGGCACAGCGAGCCGTCGATGTCTCCGACGACCTAGTGGTCGCGCTCCCCACGAGCGCGGGCAAGACACGGATTGCAGAGATCGCTGTGTTGATGGCCCTGGCGTGTGGTAAACGCGTTTTGATAGTCACACCACTCAGGGCTCTGTCCGCTCAGACCGAGCGCTCCTTCCGCAAGACATTCACACCTCTTGGATTTTCTGTCTCGTCGCTGTATGGAAGCAGCGGTGTAGCAGGAAATGACGAGGATGCGCTGCGGGAACAGAACATCGTCATAGCCACCCCAGAAAAGTTGGATTTTGCTTTGCGGAACGACCCCGACATCATCAATGATGTCGGCTTGATCGTCCTAGACGAAGGACATCTGATTGGCCCAAGTGAACGCGAGATCCGCTATGAGAATCTGGTGCAACGGTTGCTGCGGCGCACTGACCATGGCGACCGACGGATCGTTTGTCTTTCGGCAATTCTACCGGCAGGCGATCAGCTCAACGATCTGACTGCGTGGATTCGCAGTGATGCGCCTGGCGATCCGATCCAGTCCAGTTGGCGCCCTACGCGTCAGCGCTTTGGCACTCTGTCTTGGCTCGGAAATTCTGCGCGGCTGAGCTTCGACCTTGAGCCAGATGGCCCTTTCATTCGACACTTTGTGCCAGAGGTCCCACCCATTCGCCCTCGTCGAAAGGCGTTTCCAAAGGACAACAAGGAGCTAACTCTCGCAGCGGCATGGAAGTTCTCTGAGCAAGGAAAGAGAGCTCTCGTATTTTGCACCCAACGAGATCATGTTGAAGGATTTGCCGAGACTGCCCTGGACCTGCAGCGACGAGGCTTTCTGCCATCTCTGCTTGCCAACGCCCAAGAGGTTGAACGTGCCATGTCCGTAGGTAGGGAGTGGCTAGGCGCCGAACATCCTGCAGTACGCTGTCTGGCCATCGGCGTTGCGATTCATCATGGTCGTCTTCCCGGCCCCTTCCTGCGGGAAGTGGAGACACTACTTGCCGCAGGCGTTCTACGCGTTACCGTGGCATCACCCACCTTGGCGCAGGGACTGAACCTCAATGCAGCGGTACTCCTGATCCCAAATCTGTACAGGGCGGGCACTCTGATCACGGGTGAGGAGTTTGCCAACGTTGCGGGCCGCGCCGGGCGCGCATTCGTGGATCTCGAAGGACTCGTGATCCACGTAATGCATCAGCCAGAAAATTGGCGCCACCAGCGATGGAGAGAGTTGGTCACGTCGGCCAAGACTCGGTCACTTTCAAGCGGCATCATTGTCGTGGTAAACGAGGTCATACGTCGCCTCTCGACGTCGGGTGTTTTTGCGCGTGGGGATGCCATGGACTACCTGTCTAGCACGCAAGATGCTTGGTTCCCGGACGCTGTAGATGGTGAGATGGAGTCAGACTCAATGGAGAGCCTCATCGAGCGGTTGGATACAACCGTCCTTGGGCTCGTCGAAGCGCTTGACGCGCAAAGTGCGGATCTACCAAGGCTGCTCGATGAAGCCCTTGCGGGTTCACTTTGGGCAAGGCAAATCGCTCACCTTGACGGCGTCGAAAAGCAGAAGCAAGTGTGGATTCTCCTCAGTAGAGCACAGCTCATTTGGAACAAAACAACGGTCGAGCAACGCAAAGGTCAGTTCGCGATGGGAGTGGGCCTAGAATCGGGCCTTGCCATCGACGCGTTGGCTGTCGAGCTGACTGTGCTTCTTGACCGTGGCGATGCAGCCGCCCTCGCCAGTGACGCAGATGCCCTGATCGCTGCTCTCATTGGAATGGGAGAGCGGCTTCTTGCGATCCGTCCCTTCGTTCCAGATGACCCACTGCCGGCGAACTGGAGAGACTTGCTGGGAGCTTGGGTGCGAGGGCAAGACGTAGCGGCCATCGGCCAAGAGGGAATGCGCTTCGTGGACGACGCATTTGTCTATCGCCTGGTTTGGGCGATTGAAGCCATCCGGATGAATCGGCGCATCAATGGAGACGAATCAGAACTACCCGTCGAAGGAGCTGCTGCCGCCTGCCTGGAAGCTGGACTACCGTCCAACGCCATGGCCATGCTTGTTCGGGCCGGACTGCCCTCGCGGGTGGCCGCCAAGACAGCCGTGGAGCAGCTCGCGCCCTGCTTCACAAATCGCGCGGAAATGAAAACCTGGTTACGATCGGAAGAAGTAGCAGGCTTCGACCATGTTCCTGGATGGCCCACGCTTGAGACTCATGCAATCTGGCAGCAGTTTCGGCACGACGTTGTGTCAAGCGTAGATGGCAGGTGGGCGTCGCAGGAGTGGACCATGCAATGGGCAACAGACTCAACAGTGCCTCTGCGTATTGAAGTTGATCCGCAAGATGGACAAGTGTCGATCGCGACGCCAGATTTTTCACAGCTCACAACAATCAGACAGAGGCTTCAGGCGGAACTACCGAGCCTGCTTGAAGTTGAATCTCTACAGAACGGAACGAGTGTCACCATCCGCCGTATTGGAAAAGGCGAGGCGCGTTGGGTGGATAAGGACTGA